TTTACAGTTCAGAGGGCCACCAGAGTCACCCTGTAAGTTTGCAGCAGGTAGATAATGTAGTATTCAGCAGCATCATAAGCCTGTTTTACATACATATGATAATAGCTTCTGGAGTTTTCACTCACATGGCACGCTGACTTGCTGTCTCCTCCTGCACAGACCATTGTCGTTTTAGCTGAGCTACCCCACCAGTCACTTTGACTGCAGACATTGTGTGCCACAACAGGAAGCAGCGCCTGCTGTAGTGTAGTAGCCTGGGGGCCACCAGCTGAAGAGAAGATGTAGTAGTGAAGTGAGTATGTGAATGATATTTAGAGCATCTCTATAGGTCATTGTAGATGTGACAAACGCCGGTCTTACAGTAGAGACGACCCCAGCCTGTGACAAAACAGGGTTGGTTGTGGGCAAGAGGTGCACCATCCTGTGGCAGGCAGGCCAGCTGTACCTTGTCATTGAGAACAGCACTTTTCTCCAGTTTTAGCAGGGCAATATCATTCCTGCAtaacaagacaaaacacaataTTGCATGTATAGAATGAGTCTATAAGAGTATTTGCTCAGCTGCTGTTCAACATGGTTAGTCTCCCTACCCACAAGAGACACAGTTGTCGTTCCATTTGGGATGGATGAACATTTTTTCCACCATAATGGACTGTTCAGGCCCCTCTTCCTTGTTCATATCGTGCTCGGCAAGCACCACCCTGTATGTGTGGAATCTGAATTTGAGAgtataaaaataatgaatacagCAGCTTATATCTAAGAGGCCACAATGACACATGTTCTTACGTgatgcagtgtgcagcagttaGGACCCAGTTTGGAGCAATGAGTGTTCCTCCACAGGTGGGGAAGAAAGACTCCAAAGAAACCTGTGTGTGAAACAGATCATCAGTTGTATGCTGCAGAAACATAGAGAAAGTTAGCTCTACTTTGACCACAGGCATGCCTGATGAGAGAATGGATCTGTTCTAAAACCACAGCTCACCTGCCACGGCCAGCTGTATGGTCTGGCTTCTTCTCCATTCACCACACGGCTGGTGTTGGGCTGGTAAGTTGGCACACCACACCCAGACACTTTaccacagtgagacacagaaCAAGGACAAGCTGAGTAAGCATGAGAGGGTGCTCAAAATATATAAAGTCCTCTGTCCAATGGAGTTGATGCCTTAACTGCTTTTAGATAGTCATCCATCAGCTGTTGTGATTTAATTAACTTACCTGTTTTAACaaccagcaggaggagaagtgcCAATTCCATCTCTTGGTTGTGCAAAGCAAGTGACTTATCAAGAAGCGCTACAGTATTTATGGGAATCAGTGCAGACAGGCTCACATGCAGCCTGGgagttttccttttttattccaGATGGTCCACCGAGGTCAGATAATGTACAAACTCTATAGAGCTTTTCTACTCAATATATTCAAAGATTTGTCAAGCGTATACTAAGAAATTTGAATTATTTACACCTAAAAAACCTACACCTGCTTGTTAGGTAAGAGCTTTTGAAATTTGGCCCTCAAGaacttaaaaatattttaataaaaagttGTAGTTAAAAAAATAGGGGAATCAACAGTTGTGTCTATTCCATTTGTtcaattgtgcatttttatgtaaatgtaaacattccTTTGAGAAACTCTTAGATTACTAAAAATTTACCCATAACAGGTTAATTAAAGGCTTCTAAAACTAAAGCATTGTATGAAGTTTTTTTGCCTTCTATTAATATATTTGGTCTTAATATGTTAAAGGAATTTCTAGTTTATTTTAACTAAGCTGATGCTTTCGTGGCCAAATTTCATGTATCCTCCTCGCCTTATGGTGGCGCTGTGACCACGGTTGTTAACTtcagaacaaagcagcagaagaagaactTTTAGTTTAAAGATGGCGCTACCCGGTGTTTTACTCGTGCGTTTGAAAGCGCTCTGTAATGTTGCTAAATGTATTAAAACCGGCGGAAAAACAGCGTCTAACTGGAGCAGAGAAATGCGGTGGTATGGGACAAAACCCCGAAACCTCCAGGAACACGCAGCATTATATTCCCAGAGTAACAAAGGTGAGTGAATGTAGCAGTTAGCCAACCGGGCTAACGTCAAGGGCATGTATTGCATATCAAAGCATCTTTGTGCTTAGAGTTTAGGGCTGCCTTATTACCACTGACTCAGCCGTGGTTGGCCTTCTGTTTCACTGTCTAGACAACGTTAACT
This sequence is a window from Parambassis ranga chromosome 17, fParRan2.1, whole genome shotgun sequence. Protein-coding genes within it:
- the LOC114449297 gene encoding chymotrypsin-like elastase family member 3B, coding for MELALLLLLVVKTVSGCGVPTYQPNTSRVVNGEEARPYSWPWQVSLESFFPTCGGTLIAPNWVLTAAHCITFHTYRVVLAEHDMNKEEGPEQSIMVEKMFIHPKWNDNCVSCGNDIALLKLEKSAVLNDKVQLACLPQDGAPLAHNQPCFVTGWGRLYSGGPQATTLQQALLPVVAHNVCSQSDWWGSSAKTTMVCAGGDSKSACHGDSGGPLNCKGRDGKWYIEGVTSFVDGRGCNTPQKPTVFTRVASFIPWISEIIAQN